Proteins encoded within one genomic window of Sphaerotilus montanus:
- the leuC gene encoding 3-isopropylmalate dehydratase large subunit, which produces MTGRTLYDKLWDEHVVHTEEDGTSVLYIDRHLVHEVTSPQAFEGLRLANRPVWRTSSIVATADHNTPTTGWELGYDGIKDPISRQQITTLDTNIKAVGAAAYFPFMDGRQGIVHVIGPEQGATLPGMTVVCGDSHTSTHGAFGALAHGIGTSEVEHVLATQTLLAKKAKNMLVRVDGQLPLGCGAKDVVLAIIGKIGTAGGTGYTIEFGGAAIRALSMEGRMTVCNMAIEAGARAGLVAVDDKTIAYVKGRPFTPTGVEWEQAVAYWSTLQSDADAVFDAVVELDAAQIIPQVTWGTSPEMVLPIDQRVPDPDKERDPVKRDAIERALKYMGLEPNKLLADIHVDKVFIGSCTNSRIEDMREAAAVVRRLGKRVAANVKVAMVVPGSGLVKAQAEREGLDKVFKAAGFEWREPGCSMCLAMNADRLEPGERCASTSNRNFEGRQGAGGRTHLVSPAMAAAAALEGHFVDVRHLA; this is translated from the coding sequence ATGACCGGACGCACCCTCTACGACAAGCTCTGGGACGAGCACGTCGTCCACACCGAAGAAGACGGCACCTCGGTGCTCTACATCGACCGCCACCTGGTGCATGAAGTCACCAGCCCGCAGGCGTTCGAGGGCCTGCGCCTGGCCAACCGCCCGGTCTGGCGCACCAGCTCCATCGTCGCCACCGCCGACCACAACACGCCCACCACCGGCTGGGAACTCGGCTACGACGGCATCAAGGACCCGATCTCGCGCCAGCAGATCACCACGCTCGACACCAACATCAAGGCGGTCGGCGCGGCGGCCTACTTCCCGTTCATGGACGGCCGCCAGGGCATCGTCCATGTCATCGGCCCGGAGCAGGGCGCCACGCTGCCCGGCATGACCGTCGTCTGCGGCGACAGCCACACGTCGACGCACGGCGCGTTCGGCGCACTCGCGCACGGCATCGGCACCAGCGAAGTCGAGCACGTGCTGGCCACGCAGACGCTGCTGGCCAAGAAGGCGAAGAACATGCTGGTGCGCGTCGACGGCCAGCTGCCGCTGGGCTGCGGCGCCAAGGACGTCGTGCTGGCCATCATCGGCAAGATCGGCACGGCGGGCGGCACCGGCTACACCATCGAGTTCGGCGGCGCGGCGATCCGCGCGCTGAGCATGGAAGGCCGCATGACGGTGTGCAACATGGCGATCGAGGCAGGGGCACGCGCCGGTCTGGTCGCCGTGGACGACAAGACGATCGCCTACGTCAAGGGCCGCCCGTTCACGCCGACCGGCGTCGAGTGGGAGCAGGCGGTGGCTTACTGGTCGACGCTGCAGTCCGACGCGGATGCGGTGTTCGACGCCGTGGTCGAGCTGGACGCGGCGCAGATCATCCCGCAGGTCACCTGGGGCACCTCGCCCGAGATGGTGCTGCCGATCGACCAGCGCGTGCCGGATCCCGACAAGGAACGCGACCCGGTCAAGCGCGACGCGATCGAGCGGGCGCTGAAGTACATGGGCCTGGAGCCGAACAAGCTGCTGGCCGACATCCACGTCGACAAGGTCTTCATCGGCTCCTGCACCAACAGCCGCATCGAGGACATGCGCGAGGCCGCGGCCGTCGTGCGCCGGCTGGGCAAGCGGGTGGCGGCGAACGTCAAGGTGGCGATGGTCGTGCCGGGCTCGGGTCTGGTGAAGGCGCAGGCCGAGCGCGAGGGGCTGGACAAGGTGTTCAAGGCGGCGGGCTTCGAATGGCGCGAGCCGGGCTGCTCGATGTGCCTGGCGATGAACGCGGACCGGCTGGAGCCGGGCGAGCGCTGCGCCTCGACCAGCAACCGCAACTTCGAAGGACGCCAGGGCGCCGGTGGCCGCACCCACCTCGTCAGCCCGGCGATGGCCGCGGCGGCCGCGCTGGAAGGCCACTTCGTCGACGTGCGCCACCTCGCCTGA
- a CDS encoding LysR substrate-binding domain-containing protein, translating into MRFDLVTLNLVLAIAETASITRGAEREHLALAAASKRLSDLESRLGVQLFDRRARGVELTAAGHALVRHIRSLHASLHAMEDEVAEYSRGIRGHLRVVANASAIAECLPPDLAAFSRAHPDIRITLEDQTSAELQRSVAEGRADVGIFVPPLLESRLQTWHYREGTLVLITPAGHALAGRTQVRFAELLDFDFVGQHTGAALQQMILAQATEQGRALRTRMQVRGFDAIAQLVEAGLGIALMPSAVAERLARLFRLNRIALDEPWAQREYLVGVREQDVLPAVVRRFVEFLCPPRCPPFCPPPTENVSPP; encoded by the coding sequence ATGCGCTTCGACCTCGTCACGCTCAACCTTGTCCTCGCGATCGCCGAGACGGCGAGCATCACGCGCGGCGCCGAGCGCGAGCACCTGGCGCTGGCGGCGGCGAGCAAGCGGCTGAGCGATCTGGAATCCCGCCTCGGCGTGCAGCTGTTCGACCGCCGCGCCCGCGGCGTGGAGTTGACCGCCGCCGGCCACGCGCTGGTGCGCCACATCCGCAGCCTGCACGCTTCGCTGCACGCGATGGAAGACGAGGTCGCCGAATACTCCCGTGGCATCCGCGGCCACCTGCGTGTCGTCGCCAATGCATCCGCGATTGCCGAATGCCTGCCGCCCGACCTCGCCGCCTTCTCGCGTGCGCACCCCGACATCCGCATCACGCTCGAAGACCAGACCAGCGCCGAACTGCAGCGGTCGGTGGCCGAGGGGCGGGCGGACGTGGGCATCTTCGTGCCGCCGCTGCTGGAGTCGCGCCTGCAGACCTGGCACTACCGCGAAGGCACGCTGGTGCTGATCACGCCGGCCGGCCACGCGCTGGCGGGCCGGACGCAGGTGCGCTTTGCCGAACTGCTCGACTTCGATTTCGTCGGCCAGCACACGGGCGCGGCGCTGCAGCAGATGATCCTGGCCCAGGCCACCGAGCAGGGCCGGGCGCTGCGCACGCGGATGCAGGTGCGCGGTTTTGATGCCATCGCCCAGCTCGTCGAGGCGGGGCTGGGGATCGCGCTGATGCCGTCGGCCGTGGCCGAGCGGCTGGCGCGGCTGTTCCGCCTGAACCGGATCGCGCTGGACGAGCCCTGGGCGCAGCGCGAATACCTCGTCGGCGTGCGCGAGCAGGATGTCCTGCCCGCGGTCGTGCGCCGCTTTGTCGAATTTCTCTGTCCTCCCCGTTGTCCTCCTTTTTGCCCTCCACCTACCGAGAACGTGAGCCCCCCATGA
- a CDS encoding dienelactone hydrolase family protein, whose amino-acid sequence MERLTARDFDPAVLKLFDQYVHGQLSRRGFLDGAARYTTVGTTAAGLLAALSPAFAAAQQVSPTDARIRTSHIEVPSPLGNGVVKGLLAQPAQAREKVQAVLVVHENRGLNPHIEDVARRFAVEGFTAFAPDALAPLGGYPGDEDKARDLFARLDQTRAREDFVAAHAHLKTLAGSATRVGAVGFCYGGTIVSHLATRLPDLAGGVPFYGGAPAAAEVARIRSPLLLHYAGDDERINAGWPAYEAALKTAGVAYEAHVYPGVQHGFHNDTTPRYDDASAKLAWQRTLAFFRRTLAA is encoded by the coding sequence ATGGAACGCCTCACCGCCCGCGATTTCGATCCCGCTGTCCTGAAGCTGTTCGACCAGTACGTGCACGGGCAGCTCAGCCGGCGCGGCTTCCTGGACGGCGCTGCCCGCTACACCACCGTCGGCACGACCGCCGCCGGCTTGCTGGCCGCCCTCAGTCCCGCTTTCGCTGCGGCACAGCAGGTCTCGCCCACGGACGCCCGCATCCGCACCAGCCACATCGAGGTGCCGTCTCCCCTGGGCAACGGTGTCGTCAAGGGTCTGCTGGCCCAACCGGCGCAGGCCCGCGAGAAGGTGCAGGCCGTGCTGGTGGTCCACGAGAACCGTGGCTTGAACCCGCACATCGAGGATGTGGCACGCCGCTTCGCCGTCGAGGGTTTCACAGCCTTCGCCCCGGACGCCCTGGCCCCGCTCGGTGGCTACCCGGGTGACGAGGACAAGGCGCGGGATCTGTTCGCCAGGCTCGACCAGACCCGCGCCCGCGAGGACTTCGTGGCCGCCCACGCGCACTTGAAGACGCTGGCCGGCAGTGCCACGCGGGTCGGTGCGGTGGGCTTCTGCTACGGCGGCACCATCGTCAGCCATCTGGCGACCCGGCTGCCGGATCTGGCGGGTGGGGTGCCGTTCTACGGTGGAGCGCCCGCGGCGGCTGAAGTGGCGCGCATCCGTTCCCCGCTGCTGCTGCATTACGCCGGCGACGACGAGCGCATCAACGCGGGCTGGCCGGCCTACGAAGCGGCATTGAAGACGGCAGGCGTGGCCTACGAGGCGCACGTCTACCCAGGGGTGCAGCACGGCTTCCACAACGACACCACCCCGCGCTACGACGACGCTTCGGCGAAGCTGGCGTGGCAGCGCACGCTGGCGTTCTTCCGGCGCACGCTGGCGGCTTGA
- a CDS encoding caspase family protein: MSSQVRALLVGINAYPPGVGALSGCVNDVDHFRDYLVRNFDPSRLGIEVLKDADATRDNLIRAFRQHLGKVGPGDVAVFHYCGHGARWASAAAFHDFYPDGKDEGLVCVDSRRPGGYDLADKELAVLIAEVSGRGAHVAVILDCCHSGSGTRGADAFRGLRPRVTHEVTRERPLESYLDGHYAQLATSGTPLWIPTSPHILLAACERTQLAQESPDNSGVFTSTLIEVLDKSGSDLTYADLFVRCRAAVRSRADDQDPQFETAGGFSAATGFLGRRASTTGRRYSVYADQGRWRMDAGAIQGVPTDPDKPVTLRLYPEDDQARVAGSATTVQVGPQKSEITLGFESPSSVRYRAEITSLPVAPLLVAFEGKVDQRSALEKALDADASVGVALTEVAHAGAYLLREGAGQLLLLQRETDLLIQGAGLGGGADQAAQALLPALRQVAQWERTLGLRNPATAMDLSKVDLHFAEQLAGGSEHVWPSSDIVLDLVQSGGVWEALRGEIRVRNRTDQPLHFTLMYFSTAFEIRILSNDPVPPGEQWVTLWGRDPDQTFFLEDGQNESIEQIKLVVSTERIDDFLLGQGALVLGHIESPTRSIQPEALVRGMGRSRPKLVHQNEWFTRELRIRVVRRLDAVGPQDLSIAGGQIVVKAHPKVTAQVSLASAQAASRGIGASSDFCQAFARQGLSLLNFSTTRGEPQNILELTDIQQGSALADEPLDIVLKVPLQPDEGLLALVSDGRHVFLGGDSAQDDEGCTHVTVDHLPDIGDQRRSLGGSLKLYFFKTWLRQRSVNQLRRLEFDPDGTFRYQQGDLAERVATARNILLLVHGIIGDTEGMATGVQACGLDRTFDLVLTYDYENLSTPIADTARQLQADLAAVGLQAGDGKRLTLLVHSMGGLVSRWFIEREGGNQVVDHLVLCGTPNHGSPFGQFDGARKILSLLTGLSLNYVPVLVPFSSAVMLLLNRSKRVTPTLEQMDPDSDFIRTLNASPDPGIPYTILAGDVDAYQEPSDAFFARMLAKAGKGPLFDALFAHQRNDIAVAVPSILGVGSGRAVAPVVRNVACHHLNYFVSAPGQAALRSVRWLGGPP, from the coding sequence ATGTCCAGTCAGGTCCGTGCGCTGTTGGTCGGCATCAACGCTTATCCGCCGGGCGTCGGCGCCCTGTCCGGTTGCGTGAACGATGTGGACCACTTCCGCGACTACCTTGTCCGGAACTTCGACCCATCCCGCCTCGGCATCGAAGTCCTGAAGGACGCCGACGCGACCCGCGACAACCTCATCCGCGCATTCCGCCAGCACCTGGGCAAGGTGGGGCCGGGCGACGTGGCGGTGTTCCACTATTGCGGCCACGGTGCGCGCTGGGCTTCGGCCGCGGCGTTCCATGACTTTTACCCCGATGGCAAGGACGAAGGCCTGGTCTGCGTGGACAGCCGCCGGCCGGGTGGCTACGACCTGGCGGACAAGGAACTCGCCGTCCTGATCGCCGAAGTGTCGGGGCGGGGCGCGCACGTCGCCGTCATCCTCGACTGCTGCCACTCTGGCTCCGGCACCCGAGGCGCCGATGCCTTTCGGGGCCTGCGCCCACGGGTCACCCACGAAGTCACGCGGGAGCGGCCGCTGGAGAGCTATCTCGACGGCCACTATGCCCAGCTTGCAACGTCCGGCACACCGCTCTGGATTCCCACCAGCCCGCACATCCTGCTGGCCGCCTGCGAGCGCACGCAGCTCGCGCAGGAGTCGCCCGACAACAGCGGGGTCTTCACCAGCACGCTGATCGAGGTGCTGGACAAGTCCGGCAGCGACCTGACCTACGCGGACCTGTTCGTGCGTTGCCGCGCGGCCGTGCGCAGCCGGGCGGATGACCAGGATCCGCAGTTCGAGACGGCCGGCGGCTTCAGCGCGGCGACCGGGTTCCTCGGCCGGCGTGCTTCGACGACCGGCCGCCGCTACAGCGTTTACGCCGATCAGGGACGCTGGAGGATGGACGCCGGCGCGATCCAGGGTGTGCCGACCGATCCGGACAAGCCCGTCACGCTGCGCCTCTACCCCGAGGACGACCAGGCCCGGGTCGCGGGCAGCGCTACCACGGTGCAGGTCGGGCCGCAGAAGAGCGAGATCACGCTCGGGTTCGAGAGCCCGTCCTCGGTCCGCTACCGGGCCGAAATCACCAGCCTGCCGGTGGCGCCGCTGCTGGTGGCCTTCGAAGGGAAGGTCGACCAGCGCAGCGCACTCGAGAAGGCCCTGGATGCCGATGCTTCGGTGGGTGTCGCGCTCACGGAGGTCGCCCATGCGGGGGCCTATCTGCTGCGCGAGGGAGCGGGGCAGCTGCTTCTGCTGCAGCGCGAGACGGATCTGCTCATCCAGGGTGCCGGACTGGGCGGCGGTGCCGACCAAGCTGCCCAAGCCTTGCTGCCCGCACTTCGGCAGGTGGCGCAATGGGAGCGCACGCTGGGCCTGCGCAATCCGGCCACGGCGATGGATCTGTCCAAGGTGGACCTCCACTTCGCCGAGCAACTCGCGGGCGGCAGCGAGCATGTCTGGCCCAGCAGCGACATCGTGCTGGACCTGGTGCAGTCCGGCGGAGTCTGGGAGGCATTGCGTGGCGAAATCCGGGTCCGCAACCGGACTGACCAGCCCCTGCACTTCACGCTGATGTACTTTTCCACGGCGTTCGAGATACGCATCCTGTCGAATGACCCGGTCCCTCCTGGCGAGCAATGGGTGACGCTCTGGGGGCGTGACCCCGACCAGACGTTCTTTCTGGAGGATGGCCAGAACGAATCGATCGAGCAGATCAAGCTGGTCGTCAGCACCGAGCGGATCGACGACTTCTTGCTGGGGCAGGGCGCGCTCGTTCTGGGGCACATCGAGTCGCCCACCCGAAGCATTCAGCCCGAAGCCTTGGTCCGCGGCATGGGTCGAAGCCGCCCGAAGCTGGTGCACCAGAACGAATGGTTCACCCGTGAGCTGAGGATTCGCGTCGTGCGCCGGCTTGATGCGGTGGGGCCGCAGGATCTGTCGATCGCAGGCGGTCAGATCGTCGTGAAGGCCCACCCCAAGGTGACGGCGCAGGTGAGTCTGGCGTCTGCGCAGGCCGCGTCCCGCGGCATCGGCGCTTCGTCGGATTTCTGCCAGGCCTTCGCGCGGCAGGGCCTGTCGCTGCTCAACTTTTCCACCACCCGCGGCGAGCCGCAGAACATCCTCGAACTGACGGACATCCAGCAGGGCTCCGCACTCGCGGACGAGCCGCTGGACATCGTGCTGAAGGTGCCGCTGCAGCCGGACGAGGGCCTGCTGGCGCTGGTCAGCGATGGTCGGCATGTCTTTCTCGGCGGCGATTCGGCGCAGGACGACGAGGGCTGCACCCACGTCACCGTCGATCATCTGCCGGACATCGGTGACCAGCGGCGCAGCCTGGGCGGTTCGCTCAAGCTGTATTTCTTCAAGACATGGCTGCGGCAGCGCAGCGTCAACCAGCTGCGTCGACTCGAGTTCGATCCGGACGGCACCTTCCGCTACCAGCAGGGCGACCTGGCGGAGCGGGTTGCCACGGCACGGAACATCCTGCTGCTGGTCCACGGCATCATCGGCGACACCGAGGGCATGGCCACGGGCGTGCAGGCCTGCGGGCTGGACCGGACCTTCGATCTGGTGCTGACCTACGACTACGAGAACCTCAGCACGCCGATCGCCGATACCGCGCGGCAGCTCCAGGCCGATCTGGCGGCTGTCGGTCTGCAGGCGGGGGACGGCAAGCGCCTGACCTTGCTGGTGCATTCGATGGGCGGGCTGGTGTCGCGCTGGTTCATCGAGCGCGAAGGCGGGAACCAGGTCGTGGACCACCTCGTCCTCTGCGGAACCCCCAACCACGGCTCACCCTTCGGCCAGTTCGATGGCGCACGCAAGATCCTGAGCCTGCTGACGGGGCTGTCGCTGAACTACGTGCCGGTGCTGGTGCCCTTCAGCAGCGCGGTGATGCTGCTGCTGAACCGCTCGAAGCGGGTCACGCCCACGCTGGAGCAGATGGACCCGGACTCCGACTTCATCCGCACCCTGAACGCGAGTCCCGACCCCGGCATTCCCTACACGATCCTGGCGGGTGACGTGGACGCCTACCAGGAACCCTCCGACGCCTTCTTTGCCCGCATGCTGGCCAAGGCCGGCAAGGGGCCGCTCTTCGATGCGCTGTTCGCGCACCAGCGCAATGACATCGCGGTCGCCGTCCCGAGCATTCTCGGGGTAGGGTCTGGCCGTGCGGTGGCGCCGGTGGTCCGGAACGTCGCCTGCCACCACCTGAACTACTTCGTGTCGGCGCCGGGGCAGGCGGCGCTGCGGTCGGTGCGCTGGCTGGGTGGCCCGCCATGA
- a CDS encoding aspartate kinase: protein MALIVHKYGGTSMGSPERIRNVAKRVAKWARAGHQLVVVPSAMSGETNRLLGLAREVSPSVQTAAVTRELDMIACTGEQVSVGLLSLALQAEGMDAVSYSGWQVPIRTDSAYTKARIQSIDDARVRADLDAGRVVVITGFQGVDEDMNITTLGRGGSDTSAVAVAAAMKADECLIYTDVDGVYTTDPRVVPEARRLATVSFEEMLEMASLGSKILQIRSVEFAGKYRVPLRVLSSFTPWDIAIEEEAKSGTLITFEEDEKMEQAVVSGIAFNRDEAKLTVLGVPDKPGIAYGILGRVAEANIDVDVIIQNVSHDGKTDFSFTVHRNDYQRAFELLKSEVVPALGAAAVVGDTKICKVSIVGIGMRSHAGVASTMFRALSDESINIQMITTSEIKTSVVIDEKYMELAVRALHKAFGLDGEPA, encoded by the coding sequence ATGGCTTTGATCGTTCACAAGTATGGCGGCACGTCGATGGGCTCGCCCGAGCGCATCCGCAACGTTGCCAAGCGCGTGGCCAAGTGGGCCCGCGCCGGCCACCAGTTGGTGGTCGTGCCCTCCGCCATGAGCGGCGAGACCAACCGCCTGCTCGGCCTGGCCCGCGAAGTGTCCCCGTCGGTCCAGACGGCGGCCGTCACCCGCGAACTCGACATGATCGCCTGCACTGGCGAGCAGGTGTCGGTCGGTCTGCTGTCCCTGGCCCTGCAGGCCGAGGGCATGGACGCCGTCAGCTACTCCGGCTGGCAGGTGCCCATCCGCACCGACTCGGCCTACACCAAGGCGCGCATCCAGAGCATCGACGACGCCCGCGTGCGCGCCGACCTGGACGCCGGCCGCGTGGTCGTGATCACCGGCTTCCAGGGCGTCGACGAGGACATGAACATCACCACGCTCGGCCGTGGCGGTTCGGACACCTCGGCGGTGGCCGTGGCTGCGGCGATGAAGGCCGACGAGTGCCTGATCTACACCGACGTGGACGGTGTCTACACCACCGACCCGCGGGTCGTGCCGGAAGCCCGCCGCCTGGCCACCGTCTCCTTCGAGGAGATGCTGGAGATGGCCTCGCTGGGCTCCAAGATCCTGCAGATCCGCTCGGTCGAGTTTGCCGGCAAGTACCGTGTGCCGCTGCGTGTGCTGTCGAGCTTCACCCCGTGGGACATCGCCATCGAGGAAGAAGCCAAGTCGGGCACCCTGATCACTTTCGAGGAAGACGAGAAGATGGAACAAGCCGTTGTGTCGGGCATCGCGTTCAACCGCGACGAAGCCAAGCTGACCGTGTTGGGCGTGCCGGACAAGCCCGGCATCGCCTATGGCATCCTGGGCCGCGTGGCCGAGGCCAACATCGATGTGGACGTCATCATCCAGAACGTCTCGCACGACGGCAAGACCGACTTCTCGTTCACCGTCCACCGCAACGACTACCAGCGCGCGTTCGAGCTGCTGAAGTCCGAAGTGGTGCCGGCGCTGGGCGCGGCGGCCGTGGTGGGCGACACCAAGATCTGCAAGGTCTCGATCGTCGGCATCGGCATGCGCTCGCACGCCGGCGTGGCGTCGACGATGTTCCGTGCGCTCAGCGACGAGAGTATCAACATCCAGATGATCACCACCAGCGAGATCAAGACCTCGGTCGTGATCGACGAGAAGTACATGGAACTGGCCGTGCGCGCCCTGCACAAGGCCTTCGGTCTGGACGGCGAACCCGCCTGA
- the tilS gene encoding tRNA lysidine(34) synthetase TilS, with translation MTPRPLAVACSGGRDSIALLHATWRAARALADATGQLHPIHAFHVHHGLSRHADDWLAHCAEQCVQWRAQGADLQFHARHLDLLPSPGGSIEALARSGRYAALADMARATGCDTVLLAHHREDQAETFLLQALRGAGAAGLASMPASIWREGICWRRPWLQHPRAAIEAYVAQHGLRHIEDDSNTDSRYARNRLRLHLWPALTQAFPQAPQVLGDAARHAQDAAECLQALAEIDLGAVAAEDGLDAAAAVALGGARLRNLLHLWLQRTVGEPPRASWLDRLSRELPTCTDARWPMAGMGELRLWRGVLRWIPGMPVLPAAERVAPVALPDLRAERCFPLPTFGGVLHIEPVAQGGVALDGLATLTARPRSGGEQFQRAAGTPPRALKKQYQLAGVPAQGRGGPLLFCGEQLVFVPGLGMDARVVAPDGRPQVALHWHAHHTGHSTTQGTG, from the coding sequence GTGACGCCCCGCCCGCTGGCTGTGGCCTGCAGCGGCGGGCGCGACTCGATTGCCCTGCTGCATGCGACCTGGCGTGCAGCGCGGGCGCTGGCCGATGCCACCGGCCAGCTCCATCCGATCCACGCCTTCCATGTCCACCACGGACTGAGCCGCCACGCCGACGACTGGCTGGCGCATTGCGCCGAGCAATGTGTGCAGTGGCGAGCGCAGGGCGCTGATCTTCAATTCCATGCGCGCCATCTGGATCTGTTGCCGAGCCCCGGCGGCAGCATCGAGGCGCTGGCGCGCAGCGGGCGCTACGCCGCGCTGGCGGACATGGCCCGGGCGACGGGCTGCGACACCGTGCTGCTCGCCCACCACCGGGAAGACCAGGCGGAGACTTTCCTGCTGCAGGCCCTGCGCGGCGCCGGCGCGGCAGGACTGGCGTCGATGCCGGCATCCATCTGGCGTGAGGGCATCTGCTGGCGGCGCCCGTGGCTGCAGCATCCGCGGGCGGCCATCGAAGCCTACGTGGCGCAGCACGGCCTGCGGCACATCGAGGACGACAGCAACACCGATTCCCGCTACGCCCGCAACCGCCTGCGCCTGCACCTGTGGCCGGCACTGACACAGGCCTTCCCGCAGGCGCCCCAGGTGCTGGGCGACGCCGCCCGCCATGCGCAGGATGCGGCCGAGTGTCTGCAGGCGCTGGCCGAGATCGACCTGGGTGCAGTGGCGGCCGAGGACGGCCTGGACGCGGCGGCAGCCGTGGCGCTGGGCGGCGCGCGGCTGCGCAACCTGCTGCACCTGTGGCTGCAGCGCACGGTGGGTGAGCCACCACGGGCGAGCTGGCTGGACCGCCTGTCGCGGGAACTGCCGACCTGCACCGACGCCCGCTGGCCGATGGCCGGAATGGGTGAACTGCGCCTGTGGCGCGGCGTGCTCCGCTGGATTCCCGGCATGCCGGTGCTGCCGGCAGCCGAACGGGTGGCCCCGGTGGCCTTGCCGGATCTGCGCGCCGAGCGGTGCTTTCCGCTGCCGACCTTTGGCGGCGTGCTGCACATCGAGCCGGTCGCGCAGGGCGGTGTCGCGCTCGATGGTCTGGCGACGTTGACGGCACGACCGCGGTCGGGCGGCGAGCAGTTCCAGCGTGCCGCCGGCACGCCGCCCCGGGCGCTGAAGAAGCAGTACCAGCTGGCTGGCGTGCCGGCGCAAGGGCGTGGCGGGCCGCTGCTGTTCTGCGGCGAACAGCTCGTGTTCGTCCCGGGACTCGGCATGGATGCGCGCGTGGTGGCGCCCGATGGGCGGCCCCAGGTCGCGCTGCACTGGCATGCGCACCACACTGGGCATTCCACCACGCAGGGAACCGGCTAA
- a CDS encoding acetyl-CoA carboxylase carboxyltransferase subunit alpha → MSKKHFLEFEQPIAELETKIEELRYVQNESAVDISEEIDRLSKKSQQLAKDIYSSLSPWQVTQIARHAQRPYTLDYVNEIFTEFQELHGDRSFADDQSIVGGLARFNGRACMVLGHQKGRDTKERAARNFGMARPEGYRKALRLMKVAEKFGLPVFTFVDTPGAYPGIGAEERGQSEAIGRNIFEMAQLEVPIITTIIGEGGSGGALAISVADQVLMLQFSVYSVISPEGCASILWKTAERASDAADALGITAHRLKALGLVDKIVNEPVGGAHRDHKQMAAYLKRALNDALRQVVDLPTKELLDHRYNRLRSYGRYTDTKA, encoded by the coding sequence ATGAGCAAGAAACATTTCCTCGAATTCGAGCAGCCGATCGCCGAACTCGAAACCAAGATCGAGGAACTGCGCTACGTGCAAAACGAGTCGGCCGTCGACATCTCCGAAGAGATCGACCGCCTGTCCAAGAAGAGCCAGCAGCTCGCCAAGGACATCTACTCCAGCCTGTCGCCGTGGCAGGTCACGCAGATCGCGCGCCATGCCCAGCGTCCCTACACGCTGGATTACGTCAACGAGATCTTCACCGAGTTCCAGGAACTGCACGGCGACCGCTCGTTCGCCGACGACCAGTCCATCGTCGGTGGTCTGGCACGCTTCAACGGCCGCGCCTGCATGGTGCTGGGCCACCAGAAGGGCCGCGACACCAAGGAGCGCGCTGCCCGCAACTTCGGCATGGCCCGCCCCGAGGGCTACCGCAAGGCCCTGCGCCTGATGAAGGTCGCCGAGAAGTTCGGTCTGCCGGTGTTCACCTTCGTCGACACGCCCGGTGCCTACCCCGGCATCGGTGCCGAGGAGCGCGGCCAGTCCGAAGCGATCGGCCGCAACATCTTCGAGATGGCGCAGCTCGAAGTGCCCATCATCACCACCATCATCGGTGAAGGCGGCTCCGGCGGCGCGCTCGCCATCAGCGTGGCCGACCAGGTGCTGATGCTGCAGTTCTCGGTCTATTCGGTCATCTCGCCGGAAGGCTGTGCCTCGATCCTGTGGAAGACGGCCGAGCGTGCCAGCGACGCCGCCGACGCGCTGGGCATCACGGCGCACCGCCTGAAGGCGCTCGGCCTGGTCGACAAGATCGTCAACGAGCCGGTCGGGGGCGCGCACCGCGACCACAAGCAGATGGCCGCCTATCTGAAGCGTGCGCTCAACGACGCGCTGCGCCAGGTCGTCGATCTGCCGACCAAGGAACTGCTGGACCACCGCTACAACCGCCTGCGCAGCTACGGCCGGTACACCGACACCAAGGCCTGA
- a CDS encoding DNA-3-methyladenine glycosylase family protein, translated as MSKTPVDEGGEPLLVTPPYWDDACGHLSRRDRVMNKLVERFGAVRLQSRGDAFTTLARSIVGQQISVKAAQSVWTRFVALGVGSRYLITPAAVLVLPEPVLRSAGLSARKVEYLCDLARHFAEGGLQQIQWDAMGDEAIIDELVAIRGVGRWTAEMFLIFYLMRPNVLPLDDVGLIKGISLNYFSGEPVSRAEAREVADAWAPYRSVATWYVWRSLDPLPVTY; from the coding sequence ATGAGCAAAACTCCTGTGGACGAGGGCGGTGAGCCGCTGCTGGTCACGCCGCCCTACTGGGATGACGCCTGCGGTCACCTGTCGCGGCGCGATCGGGTGATGAACAAGCTCGTCGAGCGCTTCGGGGCCGTGCGGCTGCAGAGCCGTGGCGACGCCTTCACCACGCTGGCCCGCTCGATCGTCGGCCAGCAGATCTCGGTCAAGGCGGCGCAGTCGGTCTGGACGCGGTTCGTGGCACTCGGTGTCGGCTCGCGCTACCTGATCACGCCAGCGGCCGTGCTGGTGCTGCCGGAGCCGGTGCTGCGCAGCGCGGGTCTGTCGGCGCGCAAGGTCGAGTACCTGTGCGATCTGGCGCGCCATTTTGCCGAGGGCGGGCTGCAGCAGATCCAGTGGGATGCCATGGGTGACGAAGCCATCATCGACGAGCTGGTGGCGATCCGCGGCGTGGGCCGCTGGACGGCCGAGATGTTCCTGATCTTCTACCTGATGCGCCCGAATGTGTTGCCTCTGGACGATGTCGGCCTGATCAAGGGCATCAGCCTGAACTATTTCAGCGGCGAGCCAGTCTCACGCGCCGAGGCCCGCGAAGTGGCCGATGCGTGGGCGCCGTACCGGTCGGTGGCGACCTGGTATGTCTGGAGAAGTCTCGACCCGTTGCCCGTCACGTACTAA